A region of Deltaproteobacteria bacterium DNA encodes the following proteins:
- a CDS encoding response regulator: MSFSPRILVVDDEPAMCSSLRFLLERNQYEVVTCLTGHDAIALLLKENFDIVILDIGLPDMDGYQVLDCVREKNPDTSVIIITGNASVESALAALRRGAYDYLKKPFESEQLFQTIKNALDRQELKRRRREAEKALNESEERFRQLVESSLTGISIIQDNRIVYQNPAQKTIFWPLSKSSKIRDMGFIHPEDAERVKRSYLSLLSGEVQALEMDFRFYPTNGKGSNGGMRWVQCRANRIKYQGKDSILLNTMDITRSKELERLVIIKNKMDSLGRVAAGIAHEIRNPLSGINSYVFTLKEIIDSETLGPESIEKMREIIQKIQAGSNKIGLVIHRVMDFSKHSAPRKILMDINGILMDSLSLSAATMRKKGIKLETALFPGIPRCYADPHLMEQVILNLLNNAIGALEETAEFKRIKVTSGADDERVCLTVSDSGPGVPVELRERVFDPFFTTKNNGSGIGLNIVQRIVFDHDGVIKVGTSEWGGAEFRIELPISRQGQRNGKVYDLHCG, encoded by the coding sequence ATGAGCTTTTCTCCCAGAATCCTCGTCGTAGACGATGAACCTGCGATGTGCAGCAGTCTGAGGTTTCTTCTTGAGCGGAACCAATACGAGGTCGTAACCTGCCTGACCGGCCATGACGCCATAGCATTGCTCTTAAAGGAAAACTTTGACATCGTCATCCTGGATATCGGCCTCCCGGACATGGACGGCTACCAGGTGCTGGATTGCGTGAGGGAGAAAAACCCGGATACTTCGGTCATCATAATCACCGGCAACGCCTCAGTCGAATCGGCCCTGGCCGCCCTAAGGAGGGGTGCTTACGATTATCTCAAAAAGCCCTTTGAAAGCGAACAACTCTTTCAGACGATCAAGAACGCCCTGGACAGACAAGAACTGAAAAGACGGAGAAGGGAGGCGGAAAAGGCCCTGAATGAGAGCGAGGAACGATTCCGCCAACTGGTGGAAAGCTCCCTTACCGGTATTTCCATCATTCAGGACAATCGGATCGTTTATCAAAATCCGGCCCAAAAGACCATTTTCTGGCCCCTCTCCAAATCATCCAAGATCAGGGACATGGGATTCATCCACCCCGAGGATGCGGAAAGGGTAAAAAGATCTTACCTCAGTCTCCTTTCCGGAGAAGTCCAGGCCCTGGAGATGGACTTCAGGTTCTATCCTACGAACGGGAAAGGGAGTAATGGGGGCATGCGATGGGTACAGTGCCGGGCCAATCGCATCAAGTATCAGGGCAAGGATTCCATCCTGCTCAACACCATGGATATCACAAGAAGCAAGGAACTGGAACGTCTGGTCATAATCAAGAACAAGATGGATTCCCTGGGACGGGTCGCCGCCGGTATCGCCCATGAGATAAGAAACCCTCTCTCCGGCATCAACTCCTATGTGTTCACTTTAAAGGAAATCATAGACTCGGAAACTCTGGGGCCCGAATCCATCGAAAAGATGAGGGAGATAATCCAAAAAATCCAGGCCGGGTCCAACAAGATCGGCCTGGTGATCCATAGGGTCATGGATTTTTCCAAGCACAGCGCACCAAGAAAAATCCTTATGGATATCAATGGGATCTTGATGGATTCCCTTTCCCTGTCCGCTGCAACCATGCGGAAAAAAGGCATCAAGCTGGAAACGGCGTTATTCCCGGGGATCCCGCGTTGTTACGCGGACCCACACCTCATGGAACAGGTGATCCTGAACCTCCTGAACAACGCCATAGGGGCCCTGGAGGAGACAGCGGAATTCAAACGAATCAAGGTTACCTCCGGTGCCGATGATGAAAGGGTCTGCCTCACCGTTTCAGATTCAGGCCCCGGGGTACCCGTGGAATTGAGAGAAAGGGTGTTCGACCCCTTCTTCACCACAAAAAACAACGGATCCGGTATCGGCCTGAATATCG
- a CDS encoding WecB/TagA/CpsF family glycosyltransferase — protein sequence MPSETVVILGIPIDSLSMEEAIEGVFAMVEAWKSDRRARQIATVNVNFIVNAFKRQSKVGRGTELLDILRRADIVTADGMPVIWASRLLGFPLKERVTGADLVPRLAEEAARRGKSLYFLGGGGNTAKEAAAVLKERCPGLVIAGTDAPRVDLEKGCGIRKEEADRSIIERINRSRPDILLIAMGNPKQEIWFHRNRERLKVPVSIGVGGTFAFISGRVLRAPGWVQDVGLEWLYRLFQEPGRLWKRYLADFFQFVPALCPLILYCLCLKARNRIPTRGISPMRIQREDPGRTLVVLPNPLTMRDLKFLKEKFLNEFMDGSSTFIIDFRMVRRFDPRIVCFLMDLMRKQSEEGKLFIKNPGPPLLRFFKLNRTLDLFRKLEVGDSRLLL from the coding sequence ATGCCAAGTGAAACTGTCGTGATATTGGGGATACCCATCGACAGCCTTTCCATGGAGGAAGCCATTGAAGGCGTTTTCGCCATGGTTGAGGCGTGGAAAAGTGATCGGCGTGCGAGGCAGATTGCCACAGTGAACGTGAATTTCATCGTGAACGCCTTCAAGCGCCAGTCAAAGGTTGGCCGGGGGACCGAACTCCTGGATATTCTCAGGAGGGCCGACATCGTCACGGCGGACGGTATGCCCGTTATTTGGGCCAGCAGGTTGCTGGGGTTCCCCCTGAAGGAACGGGTGACCGGGGCGGATCTGGTCCCCAGGTTGGCGGAGGAGGCCGCCAGGCGGGGCAAGTCCCTCTATTTCCTCGGGGGAGGCGGGAATACTGCAAAGGAGGCCGCAGCGGTCCTCAAGGAAAGGTGTCCCGGTTTGGTGATCGCCGGCACAGATGCCCCCCGTGTGGATCTTGAAAAGGGATGCGGGATCAGGAAGGAAGAGGCCGATCGGTCGATTATAGAGCGGATAAACCGTTCACGCCCGGATATCCTCCTTATCGCTATGGGTAACCCCAAGCAGGAGATCTGGTTTCACAGAAACCGGGAGAGGCTGAAGGTGCCGGTATCCATTGGAGTAGGGGGTACCTTTGCATTTATTTCGGGAAGGGTCTTGCGGGCGCCGGGATGGGTCCAGGATGTGGGCCTGGAATGGCTCTACCGGCTTTTCCAGGAGCCCGGGCGCCTCTGGAAACGTTATCTCGCCGATTTTTTCCAGTTCGTTCCGGCCCTTTGTCCCCTGATTCTCTATTGTCTGTGCCTCAAGGCGCGAAACCGGATTCCCACCCGTGGAATATCCCCAATGAGAATTCAACGGGAGGATCCCGGAAGGACGCTGGTTGTTCTCCCCAACCCCTTGACCATGCGGGATTTGAAGTTCTTAAAAGAGAAGTTCTTAAATGAGTTTATGGATGGGAGTTCCACCTTTATCATTGATTTTCGCATGGTCCGCCGTTTTGATCCCCGCATAGTCTGCTTCCTGATGGATCTCATGAGGAAACAGTCTGAAGAAGGGAAGTTGTTTATCAAAAATCCAGGACCGCCTCTTCTCCGATTTTTCAAACTGAACCGCACCCTGGATCTTTTCAGGAAGTTAGAGGTAGGAGATTCTCGGCTCTTACTGTAG
- a CDS encoding response regulator has protein sequence MRNVQGGPGQNLRALFQHRGKGTGLGLSTVYGIVKQHGGHIYADSRPGEGAVFSLYFPVFEGEDSDQRSPVETGGDVAHGSEAVLVVEDDPGVRQLVCRILRIHGYAVESSNDPVEAVAIARRREDPIHLLITDVVMPQIDGRELARQISEIHPGVRVLFMSGYTHDIIARRGVLKKGLHLIEKPFTVNELLQKVREVLDKNS, from the coding sequence TTGCGGAATGTCCAGGGAGGTCCTGGACAAAATCTTCGAGCCCTTTTTCAGCACCGCGGAAAAGGCACTGGTCTTGGACTTTCAACCGTTTACGGTATCGTCAAACAGCACGGTGGACATATTTACGCCGATAGCCGTCCCGGCGAAGGAGCGGTCTTCAGCCTGTACTTTCCTGTCTTCGAGGGTGAAGATTCGGACCAACGTTCCCCTGTTGAAACGGGGGGAGATGTAGCCCACGGCTCGGAAGCGGTGTTGGTGGTGGAAGACGATCCGGGGGTCCGCCAGTTGGTCTGTCGCATTCTCCGGATCCATGGCTATGCTGTGGAGTCCTCGAACGACCCCGTGGAGGCGGTGGCAATCGCCCGGCGGCGAGAAGACCCCATCCACTTACTGATTACCGACGTGGTGATGCCCCAGATCGACGGACGGGAGCTGGCCAGGCAGATTTCAGAAATCCATCCCGGTGTCAGGGTGCTTTTCATGTCCGGCTATACCCATGACATCATAGCGCGGCGGGGCGTACTCAAAAAGGGTCTCCATCTTATCGAGAAACCCTTCACTGTCAACGAGTTGTTGCAAAAAGTAAGAGAGGTCCTGGACAAAAACTCTTAG